A region from the Candidatus Electrothrix scaldis genome encodes:
- a CDS encoding L-threonylcarbamoyladenylate synthase, with amino-acid sequence MLCSASDPAALDEAARLLRQGGLIAFPTETYYGLGVDPFNAQALQRLFAVKQRQTDKAILVLVADQAQVIDLVAEVPAVLQQLMHHFWPGPLTLVFPGRASLPTLLTGGTGNIGIRQSSHPFAARLLSTFGGPITATSANRSGAPPATTAAEVQESFGSEIDFILDGGTTPGGAGSTLVSCDQQQQLHCLREGAVPFGEIFESAGSRNCFSCGA; translated from the coding sequence GTGCTCTGTTCTGCTTCAGATCCAGCCGCCCTTGACGAGGCAGCCCGCCTGCTTCGCCAAGGTGGCCTGATCGCCTTTCCCACAGAGACCTATTACGGTCTCGGCGTTGATCCCTTTAATGCCCAGGCCCTCCAACGCTTATTTGCCGTAAAGCAGCGCCAGACGGACAAGGCTATTCTGGTTCTGGTTGCTGATCAGGCCCAGGTGATCGATTTGGTTGCTGAGGTGCCTGCGGTTCTGCAGCAACTCATGCATCATTTCTGGCCAGGTCCGTTAACCTTGGTTTTTCCTGGTAGGGCGTCGTTGCCCACCCTTCTCACCGGCGGAACCGGTAATATTGGTATTCGCCAGTCGTCCCATCCCTTTGCTGCTCGTTTACTTTCCACCTTCGGTGGACCAATTACCGCCACCAGTGCTAATCGATCTGGTGCGCCTCCTGCAACAACAGCTGCTGAAGTGCAGGAGAGCTTCGGCTCTGAGATTGATTTTATCCTGGACGGCGGCACGACCCCCGGTGGCGCTGGCTCTACTTTGGTGAGCTGCGACCAGCAGCAACAACTTCATTGCCTTCGGGAGGGGGCAGTGCCGTTCGGGGAGATTTTTGAGAGTGCGGGTAGTCGTAACTGTTTCAGTTGCGGAGCATAG